A genomic region of Elephas maximus indicus isolate mEleMax1 chromosome 10, mEleMax1 primary haplotype, whole genome shotgun sequence contains the following coding sequences:
- the CHST14 gene encoding carbohydrate sulfotransferase 14, giving the protein MFPRPLTPLAAPNGAEPLGRALRRAPLGRARAGLGGPPLLLPSMLMFAVIVASSGLLLMIERGILAEMKPLPLHPPSREGAPWRGTGPGPGRLTVDAADSDLQVRQDVQNRTLRAVCGQRGMPRDPWDLPVGQRRTLLRHILVSDRYRFLYCYVPKVACSNWKRVLKVLAGVLDSVDVRLKMDHRSDLVFLADLRPEEIRYRLQHYFKFLFVRDPLERLLSAYRNKFGEIREYQQRYGAEIVRRYRAGAGPSPAGDDVTFPEFLQYLVDEDPEHMNEHWMPVYHLCQPCAVHYDFVGSYERLEADANQVLEWVRAPPHVRFPTRQAWYRPASPESLHYHLCSAPRALLQDVLPKYILDFSLFAYPLPNVTKEACHQ; this is encoded by the coding sequence ATGTTCCCTCGCCCGCTGACCCCGCTGGCGGCCCCAAATGGCGCCGAGCCCCTGGGCCGGGCGCTGAGGCGGGCCCCACTGGGCAGGGCCCGGGCCGGGCTGGGGGGGCCGCCCCTGCTACTGCCGTCCATGCTGATGTTCGCGGTGATCGTGGCCTCCAGCGGGCTGCTGCTCATGATTGAGCGGGGCATCTTGGCCGAGATGAAGCCCCTTCCCCTGCACCCCCCCAGCCGCGAGGGCGCGCCCTGGCGCGGGACGGGCCCGGGGCCTGGGAGGCTGACCGTGGACGCCGCGGACTCGGACTTGCAGGTGCGGCAGGACGTCCAGAACCGCACCTTGCGAGCCGTGTGCGGACAGCGGGGCATGCCCCGGGACCCCTGGGACCTGCCGGTGGGGCAGCGGCGCACCCTGCTGCGCCACATCCTCGTGAGTGACCGCTACCGCTTCCTCTACTGCTACGTCCCCAAGGTGGCCTGCTCCAACTGGAAGCGGGTGCTGAAGGTGCTGGCAGGGGTCCTGGACAGCGTGGACGTCCGCCTCAAGATGGACCACCGCAGTGACCTGGTGTTCCTGGCTGACCTACGGCCGGAGGAAATCCGCTACCGCCTGCAGCACTACTTCAAGTTCCTGTTTGTGCGGGACCCCTTGGAGCGCCTCCTTTCTGCTTACCGCAACAAGTTTGGCGAGATCCGAGAGTACCAGCAGCGCTATGGGGCTGAGATTGTGAGGCGTTACAGGGCCGGAGCTGGGCCTAGCCCTGCGGGAGACGATGTCACCTTCCCGGAGTTCTTGCAATACCTGGTGGACGAGGACCCTGAGCACATGAACGAGCACTGGATGCCCGTGTACCACCTGTGCCAGCCTTGTGCTGTGCACTACGACTTTGTGGGCTCCTACGAGAGGCTGGAGGCCGATGCCAACCAGGTGCTAGAGTGGGTGCGGGCACCACCCCATGTCCGATTCCCCACACGCCAAGCCTGGTACCGGCCAGCCAGCCCTGAGAGCTTGCACTACCACCTGTGCAGTGCCCCACGGGCTCTGCTGCAGGATGTGCTGCCGAAGTATATCCTGGACTTCTCCCTCTTTGCCTACCCTCTGCCTAATGTCACCAAGGAGGCCTGTCACCAGTGA